The following proteins are co-located in the Desulfatitalea tepidiphila genome:
- a CDS encoding acetate--CoA ligase family protein, which translates to MNPHIATPPLPPGPLNEHEAKRLLRRFDIPVVEEIAVDHVDQAVSAADRLGYPVVLKGLGKSLQHKTEMGLVRLHLHTEDDVRAAAAQITKAGGEALEGLLVQPQITGQRELMAGLFRDPQFGPVVLFGLGGTLTEAIDDVTLALSPLDQKDVERMISEVHAQKLFGPFRGEQPVDRDALGRILSGVSRMAVAHPEIAEIDINPLRVTPDGRIVAVDALIVVGAPPQEPAHTPPVPAREIGALFHPQSIAFIGASNQLGKWGNMLVSNTIAGGYAGKIFLVNPKGGTMFGRPVYARVSDIPETVDLAVVTVPAAAVIDLIPDCRAKGIRYMVLISSGFAETGADGKDLEARLVEAAREAGILVLGPNTMGIANPHIRLFATGATVTPTPGHSAIVAQSGNMGSQLLGFAEQQGIGIRAFSGSGNEAMITMADYLEGLERDETTRTVLIYAEGFKNGRRFFDSARRISRQKPIVLLKGGQTQAGQKAAASHSGAMTTDSRVFDALCRQAGITRVYRPMDLLDLAAAFDSVPLPRGPRVAIMTFGGGWGVVTTDLCQYQGLTIPDLDPGIVAEIDRLLPPYWSRANPVDLVGDFNPEMTLKVLDMLMRWEGCDAVINLGIMGRRMLIERLTDAVSTADPDYPRDFLEPVGQLLIQFEKEFMARSIELMTELKKPVIGVSLRADSDYQTVMGLPGARYKGVYYQTPERAVLALAKMVAYHRYRTG; encoded by the coding sequence GTGAACCCCCATATCGCCACCCCTCCCCTGCCCCCCGGCCCACTGAACGAGCACGAGGCCAAACGCCTCTTACGCCGATTCGACATCCCGGTGGTCGAAGAAATTGCCGTCGACCATGTCGACCAGGCCGTTTCCGCCGCCGATCGTCTCGGCTACCCGGTGGTGCTCAAGGGGTTGGGGAAATCGCTGCAGCACAAGACAGAGATGGGCCTGGTGCGCCTGCATCTGCACACCGAGGACGATGTGCGTGCGGCCGCCGCGCAAATCACCAAAGCGGGCGGAGAGGCCCTCGAAGGGCTGCTTGTCCAGCCCCAGATTACCGGCCAGCGTGAATTGATGGCCGGTCTGTTCCGCGACCCCCAATTCGGACCGGTGGTCTTGTTCGGCCTGGGCGGCACCCTGACCGAGGCCATCGACGACGTTACCCTGGCGCTGTCCCCCCTGGATCAAAAAGATGTGGAGCGGATGATCAGCGAGGTCCACGCTCAGAAACTGTTCGGTCCGTTCCGTGGCGAACAGCCCGTGGATCGCGACGCACTCGGCCGTATCCTGTCCGGCGTGTCACGCATGGCCGTGGCGCACCCGGAGATCGCCGAAATCGACATCAATCCGCTGCGGGTGACGCCCGATGGCCGCATCGTGGCGGTGGATGCCCTGATCGTGGTGGGGGCGCCGCCCCAAGAACCGGCGCACACACCGCCGGTGCCGGCCCGGGAGATCGGGGCCCTGTTCCACCCCCAATCCATCGCCTTCATCGGCGCATCGAATCAACTGGGCAAATGGGGCAACATGCTGGTGAGCAACACCATTGCCGGTGGTTATGCGGGCAAGATTTTCCTGGTCAATCCCAAAGGGGGAACCATGTTCGGCCGACCGGTCTACGCCCGGGTCAGCGACATCCCCGAGACCGTGGACCTGGCCGTGGTCACGGTGCCGGCGGCGGCCGTGATCGACCTGATCCCCGATTGCCGGGCCAAGGGTATCCGATACATGGTGCTGATCAGCTCGGGCTTCGCCGAGACCGGCGCCGATGGCAAAGACCTCGAAGCGCGCCTGGTCGAGGCCGCCCGCGAAGCCGGAATCCTGGTGCTGGGGCCCAACACCATGGGCATCGCCAATCCCCACATCCGCTTGTTCGCCACCGGCGCCACGGTCACCCCGACCCCGGGGCACAGCGCCATCGTGGCGCAGTCGGGCAATATGGGCAGCCAGTTGCTGGGGTTTGCCGAACAGCAGGGCATCGGCATCCGCGCATTTTCCGGCAGCGGCAACGAGGCCATGATCACCATGGCCGACTATCTCGAAGGTTTGGAGCGCGACGAGACCACCCGCACGGTATTGATCTATGCCGAGGGATTCAAAAACGGCCGCCGCTTTTTCGACAGCGCCCGCCGCATCAGCCGGCAAAAGCCCATCGTCCTGCTCAAGGGCGGTCAGACCCAAGCCGGCCAGAAGGCGGCGGCCAGCCACAGCGGCGCCATGACCACGGACAGCCGGGTCTTCGACGCTCTGTGCCGGCAGGCGGGCATCACCCGTGTCTACCGCCCCATGGATCTGCTCGATCTGGCTGCGGCCTTCGATTCGGTACCTCTGCCCCGCGGCCCGCGGGTCGCCATCATGACCTTCGGCGGTGGCTGGGGTGTGGTGACCACCGACCTGTGTCAGTACCAGGGGCTGACCATTCCGGATCTGGACCCCGGCATCGTGGCCGAAATCGACCGCCTGCTGCCCCCGTACTGGAGCCGGGCCAACCCCGTGGACCTGGTGGGCGATTTCAACCCGGAGATGACCCTCAAGGTATTGGACATGCTCATGCGCTGGGAGGGGTGCGATGCGGTCATCAACCTGGGCATCATGGGCCGTCGCATGTTGATCGAGCGATTGACCGACGCGGTTTCCACAGCCGACCCCGACTATCCCAGGGATTTTCTGGAACCGGTCGGACAGCTGCTCATCCAGTTCGAAAAGGAATTCATGGCCCGCAGCATCGAACTGATGACTGAACTGAAAAAACCGGTGATCGGCGTCAGCCTCCGCGCCGATTCGGATTACCAGACCGTGATGGGGCTGCCCGGCGCTCGTTACAAGGGGGTTTACTACCAGACCCCCGAACGGGCCGTGTTGGCCCTGGCCAAGATGGTGGCCTACCATCGCTATCGAACGGGATAG
- a CDS encoding MlaE family lipid ABC transporter permease subunit: MPDSLPPDADLYHLMAGPEGAIGIQLLGRIDHRVAARLLKRLLADITSRDPRQVTFDLNRVTYFDDFGVLVLSELRDRLHADQVPVRIVQPPPKVAEILAMTHFDQPERCAALVPKGSGNLVLRLGDAALKMADNLRFLVSFLGSVALCSIQVVRHPRKLRLGDTIVLMQKTGVDAIPIVGMISFLLGLIMAFVSSLQLEQFGASVYVARLVALAMVSELGPIMTAIIVAGRSGSAFAAEIGTMKISEEVDALFTMGFSPTLFLVIPRMAAAMLVVPLLTLFSDFFAIMGGMVISVSMLDLTVSTYVDQTIKALSLFEFFWGLAKSVVFAALIAWIGCLRGFEVRGGSAEVGNAATSAVVSGIFLIILFDSIFAVIRSYW, from the coding sequence ATGCCCGACTCCTTGCCACCCGATGCCGATCTATACCATCTGATGGCCGGTCCGGAAGGCGCCATAGGCATTCAACTGCTGGGCCGCATCGACCATCGGGTGGCCGCCCGGTTGCTCAAGCGTCTGCTTGCCGACATCACGTCCAGGGATCCCCGGCAGGTGACCTTCGACCTGAACCGAGTCACCTATTTCGACGATTTCGGCGTCCTGGTGTTGTCTGAGCTGCGGGACCGCCTGCATGCCGACCAGGTTCCTGTCCGCATCGTCCAGCCGCCTCCCAAGGTGGCCGAAATCCTGGCCATGACCCATTTCGATCAACCCGAGCGATGTGCGGCGCTGGTTCCCAAGGGGTCGGGCAACCTGGTCCTCCGCCTGGGCGATGCAGCACTCAAGATGGCCGACAATCTCCGCTTTCTCGTCTCCTTTCTCGGTTCCGTGGCCCTGTGTTCAATTCAGGTGGTGCGTCATCCCCGCAAACTGCGCCTGGGCGACACCATCGTGTTGATGCAGAAAACCGGCGTGGACGCGATTCCCATCGTGGGCATGATCAGTTTTCTGCTGGGTCTGATCATGGCCTTTGTCTCCAGCCTTCAGCTCGAACAATTCGGCGCCAGCGTCTATGTGGCACGCCTGGTGGCGCTGGCCATGGTTTCGGAGTTGGGGCCGATCATGACCGCCATCATCGTGGCCGGCCGATCCGGCTCAGCCTTCGCGGCCGAGATCGGCACCATGAAAATATCCGAAGAGGTCGATGCGCTCTTTACCATGGGGTTTTCGCCCACCTTGTTCCTGGTGATTCCCCGGATGGCCGCCGCCATGCTGGTGGTGCCCCTGCTGACGCTTTTTTCCGATTTTTTCGCCATAATGGGCGGCATGGTGATCAGCGTCTCGATGCTGGATTTGACGGTGAGCACCTATGTGGACCAGACCATCAAGGCCTTGTCGCTCTTCGAATTTTTTTGGGGATTGGCCAAAAGCGTGGTGTTTGCCGCCCTGATCGCCTGGATCGGCTGCCTGCGCGGTTTCGAGGTGCGCGGCGGTTCGGCCGAGGTAGGCAATGCGGCCACATCGGCGGTGGTCAGCGGCATTTTTTTGATCATTCTTTTCGACTCGATTTTCGCGGTCATCCGCAGCTATTGGTAA
- a CDS encoding ABC transporter ATP-binding protein, which translates to MTEQTPPAMIQVRNLEARYGDTPILEDVTFDVQRSEILAIIGGSGCGKTTLLRHLVGLRRPHNGQIVIAGHDITQADEEKFGEAQRSIGILFQGGALFGSMTIAENVALPIQEYTDLSPQAVSALVRMKLSSVDLAGYENHLPSELSGGMIKRAALARALALNPEILFLDEPTAGLDPVISAEIEELIMRINHSIGTTMVIITHSLNIIFKVAHRIIMLDKSVKGILAEGDPNVLKDKSPNPAVRRFFNRQATISQRNVWPR; encoded by the coding sequence ATGACAGAACAGACGCCCCCAGCCATGATTCAAGTCCGCAACCTCGAGGCGCGTTATGGCGACACGCCGATTCTCGAGGATGTCACTTTCGATGTTCAGCGCAGCGAAATTCTGGCCATCATCGGCGGCAGCGGTTGTGGCAAGACCACCTTGCTGCGTCACCTGGTGGGACTGAGACGCCCCCATAACGGACAGATCGTCATCGCCGGCCACGATATCACCCAAGCCGACGAAGAAAAATTCGGCGAGGCGCAGCGCAGCATCGGAATTCTGTTCCAAGGCGGCGCCCTGTTCGGCTCCATGACCATTGCCGAGAACGTGGCCCTGCCGATCCAGGAGTACACCGATCTGTCGCCACAGGCCGTCTCCGCCCTGGTGCGCATGAAGTTGAGCAGCGTGGATCTGGCCGGTTATGAAAACCACCTGCCTTCGGAACTGAGCGGCGGCATGATCAAGCGCGCGGCACTGGCCAGGGCGCTGGCCCTCAATCCCGAGATCCTCTTTCTGGACGAACCCACGGCCGGACTGGACCCGGTCATATCGGCCGAAATCGAAGAGCTGATCATGCGCATCAACCACAGCATCGGCACGACCATGGTGATCATCACCCACTCGCTCAATATCATCTTTAAGGTTGCGCATCGCATCATAATGCTCGATAAATCGGTGAAAGGCATCCTGGCCGAAGGCGATCCCAACGTACTCAAAGACAAGAGCCCGAACCCGGCGGTTCGCCGGTTCTTCAACCGTCAGGCGACGATTTCGCAACGAAACGTATGGCCACGTTAA
- a CDS encoding MlaD family protein, producing the protein MATLKTKFSVGLFLIIGMAIIIVGVVWLGMSNYLEKGRMFVAYFDESVQGLDKDSPVKYRGVYIGRVHHIGVADDERLIEVVMKIESDLRPNGPDGRQIVAQLKSVGITGLMFIELEQNKDDEPLIFPPPGVTPPYPVLPTRPSEISKFFKGLEDMFAIFRALDTRTISDELTQALKKINSAIDEAQLDAMVADVRGTLQHFQRLLAAEKLERLIASFERTSGTLNQMGDNADGGIDEIRRTVGRIDALVATGGSDLQEAAGELKAAARDVGHALQNAAVMLGNTDRHVDSVQRNINQTLERIERASDTLNLLLERLAAEPSRLVFGGSVEEKPSAP; encoded by the coding sequence ATGGCCACGTTAAAAACGAAATTCAGCGTCGGTTTGTTCCTGATCATAGGGATGGCGATCATCATCGTCGGCGTGGTCTGGCTGGGCATGTCCAACTACCTGGAAAAGGGGCGCATGTTCGTCGCCTACTTCGACGAGTCGGTGCAGGGGCTGGACAAGGATTCTCCGGTCAAATACCGCGGGGTCTACATCGGCCGGGTACATCACATCGGCGTGGCCGACGACGAGCGGCTCATCGAGGTGGTCATGAAAATCGAGTCGGATTTGAGACCCAACGGCCCGGACGGCCGCCAGATCGTGGCCCAGCTCAAATCCGTGGGTATCACCGGCCTGATGTTCATCGAGCTGGAACAAAACAAAGACGACGAACCGCTGATTTTCCCACCGCCCGGCGTGACCCCGCCCTATCCCGTGCTGCCCACCCGGCCGTCGGAGATCAGCAAATTCTTCAAGGGGCTGGAGGACATGTTCGCCATTTTCAGGGCCCTGGACACGCGGACCATCTCCGACGAGCTCACCCAGGCCCTCAAGAAAATCAACAGCGCCATCGACGAGGCACAACTGGATGCCATGGTGGCCGATGTGCGCGGTACCCTGCAGCATTTTCAACGCTTGCTGGCCGCCGAAAAGCTCGAGCGCCTGATAGCTTCCTTTGAACGAACCTCCGGCACCCTGAACCAGATGGGGGACAATGCGGACGGCGGCATCGATGAGATCCGCCGGACGGTCGGCCGCATCGACGCGCTGGTGGCCACCGGCGGCAGCGACCTTCAGGAGGCTGCCGGGGAGCTGAAAGCAGCGGCCCGTGACGTCGGCCATGCCCTTCAAAACGCCGCGGTCATGCTGGGAAACACAGACCGCCATGTGGACAGCGTTCAACGAAATATCAACCAGACGCTGGAACGCATCGAACGCGCCAGCGATACCCTGAACCTGCTCCTCGAACGGCTTGCCGCCGAACCTTCCCGGCTCGTGTTCGGTGGTTCGGTGGAGGAAAAACCATCTGCCCCGTAA
- a CDS encoding ABC-type transport auxiliary lipoprotein family protein, whose protein sequence is MKRPNHPKYWPCLLIAMAMLTGCAASRTSKPTYYYTLDYPPPGITATERLPFVLRVDRFAVTPPFETRRMIYADKGLHRNAYAHFQWVAAPGEMLSFFLGRDLRESQAFDAVLPPDTAAPATHVIKGWIDTFLEEDFATTGQASLALSIILMDARETDATRRILFQQSYAAKTDCAAKTPAALAEAMSRAASSVSARMAQDIYDTLGRMKKNINQTGIRP, encoded by the coding sequence ATGAAACGGCCAAACCACCCGAAGTACTGGCCCTGCCTGCTGATCGCCATGGCCATGCTCACCGGCTGCGCCGCCAGCAGGACGTCCAAGCCGACCTATTACTACACCCTCGATTACCCGCCGCCAGGCATCACTGCGACGGAAAGGCTTCCTTTTGTGCTTCGCGTCGACCGCTTTGCCGTCACGCCGCCGTTTGAAACGCGGCGCATGATCTATGCGGACAAAGGCCTGCATCGTAACGCCTACGCCCATTTCCAGTGGGTGGCCGCCCCGGGAGAGATGCTGTCTTTTTTTCTGGGCCGCGATTTGCGTGAGAGCCAGGCATTCGATGCCGTGTTGCCGCCCGACACCGCCGCACCAGCCACTCACGTGATCAAGGGCTGGATCGATACCTTCCTGGAGGAGGATTTTGCGACCACCGGCCAGGCCAGCCTGGCGCTGAGCATCATTCTGATGGATGCCCGCGAGACCGACGCCACCCGCCGCATCCTCTTTCAACAATCGTATGCCGCCAAAACCGACTGCGCCGCCAAGACGCCGGCAGCCCTGGCCGAGGCCATGAGCCGGGCCGCCTCCAGCGTATCGGCCCGGATGGCACAAGACATTTATGACACCCTCGGACGAATGAAAAAAAACATCAACCAGACAGGAATCAGACCATGA
- the pgi gene encoding glucose-6-phosphate isomerase, with protein MTAPIHTKRLDQLDLHNTLKARAAAMQRPENHLKRLLAEPDRFEYFSANGGGLFFDYARQRLDQETVKDLVSLDGRLGLRERFARMCDGAKLNVTENRAVLHTATREFGNVSIQVDGRDVMPEIRDVREQIRIFSERIHQGELRSAGGRPFTDVVVIGIGGSYLGTEFVSTALAAFADKKIRLHYLANVDIHNFGAVARAIDPQSTLWVVISKSYTTAETSANTHLAEEFMLDNGIEPARHMVTVTAKGSPGDDPDRPVLRTFHMFDYIGGRYSVTSAVGGVPLSLYLGYDRFEAFLRGAAEMDAHARTATPEENLPLLAALISVWNTTYLGYGQQGIIPYASPLAKLAPHVQQLNMESNGKAVDTQGKMLPEPAGVVIFGEPGTNAQHSFFQLAHQGKAFPIDFIGVRQPQYTQYTVRSKGVTHHQELWANLLAQARALAEGQDNPDRARHFDGNRPSSILLLDDLGPINVGRLLAFYEARTVYEGFIWGINSFDQFGVELGKKVADSLRAQIALRNDDPDHRFAGIDPISEDYLEMLFE; from the coding sequence ATGACAGCCCCCATCCACACCAAGCGATTGGATCAACTGGATCTTCACAACACCCTGAAGGCACGCGCCGCCGCCATGCAGCGCCCAGAAAACCATTTGAAACGGCTGTTGGCCGAGCCGGATCGCTTCGAGTACTTTTCGGCCAACGGCGGCGGCCTGTTTTTCGATTATGCCCGTCAGCGGCTCGATCAGGAGACCGTCAAAGATCTGGTGAGCCTGGACGGCCGCCTGGGTCTGCGTGAACGCTTCGCCCGGATGTGCGACGGCGCCAAGCTCAACGTGACCGAAAACCGGGCCGTGCTGCACACCGCCACGCGGGAGTTCGGCAACGTCTCCATCCAGGTGGATGGTCGCGATGTGATGCCCGAGATTCGCGACGTCCGCGAACAGATCCGGATCTTCAGCGAGCGGATTCACCAGGGAGAGCTGCGCAGCGCCGGCGGCCGGCCGTTCACGGATGTCGTGGTCATCGGCATCGGCGGCTCCTATCTGGGCACCGAATTCGTCTCCACGGCCCTGGCCGCATTTGCCGACAAGAAGATTCGCCTCCACTATCTGGCCAACGTGGACATTCACAACTTCGGTGCCGTGGCGCGGGCCATCGACCCCCAAAGCACCCTCTGGGTCGTCATTTCCAAGAGCTACACCACGGCCGAAACATCGGCCAACACCCACCTGGCCGAAGAGTTCATGCTCGACAACGGCATCGAACCCGCGCGCCACATGGTCACGGTAACGGCCAAGGGAAGCCCCGGCGACGATCCCGATCGGCCGGTTCTGCGAACGTTCCACATGTTCGACTACATCGGCGGGCGCTACAGCGTGACTTCGGCAGTGGGCGGCGTACCGCTGAGCCTCTACCTCGGATACGATCGCTTCGAGGCGTTTTTAAGAGGTGCGGCCGAAATGGATGCCCATGCCCGCACCGCAACCCCCGAAGAGAACCTGCCCTTGCTTGCGGCCCTCATCTCGGTGTGGAACACCACCTACCTGGGTTACGGCCAGCAAGGCATCATCCCCTATGCGTCTCCCCTGGCCAAACTGGCGCCGCACGTCCAGCAACTCAACATGGAGAGCAACGGCAAGGCGGTGGATACTCAAGGAAAAATGTTACCAGAGCCTGCCGGCGTGGTCATCTTCGGCGAACCGGGCACCAATGCCCAGCACTCGTTCTTTCAGCTCGCCCATCAGGGCAAGGCTTTTCCCATCGATTTCATCGGCGTTCGCCAGCCCCAGTACACCCAGTACACGGTCCGCTCCAAGGGGGTGACCCATCACCAGGAGTTGTGGGCCAACCTGCTGGCCCAGGCCCGTGCCCTGGCCGAGGGGCAGGACAATCCCGACCGGGCGCGCCATTTCGACGGCAATCGGCCTTCATCGATTCTGCTGCTCGACGATCTCGGGCCGATCAACGTGGGGCGTCTGCTTGCCTTCTACGAGGCGCGCACGGTCTACGAAGGCTTTATCTGGGGTATTAACTCGTTCGACCAGTTCGGCGTGGAGTTGGGCAAAAAGGTGGCCGACAGCCTGCGCGCCCAGATCGCCTTGAGAAACGACGATCCGGACCACCGATTCGCTGGGATCGACCCCATCTCCGAAGACTACTTGGAGATGTTGTTCGAGTAA
- a CDS encoding response regulator gives MLPVRMLLVDDEKDFIETLAQRLLGRGYQADYVLNGTEALRYLETYKDEIDVVLLDLKMPGLDGVETLRRIKAMDPLIETIMLTAHGTIPTGVEAMRIGARDFLEKPCDLEQLTAKVEAAAKRKRERESKIWDVRTRPYITDREKEELIAAILNS, from the coding sequence ATGCTGCCCGTTCGTATGCTTTTGGTGGATGATGAAAAGGATTTCATCGAAACCCTGGCCCAGCGTTTGCTGGGACGAGGGTATCAGGCCGACTATGTGCTGAACGGAACTGAAGCCCTTCGATACCTGGAAACGTACAAGGATGAGATTGACGTCGTTCTGCTGGATCTCAAGATGCCGGGCCTGGATGGCGTCGAAACCCTAAGGCGCATCAAGGCCATGGACCCTCTGATCGAGACCATCATGCTCACCGCTCATGGCACCATTCCCACGGGTGTGGAAGCGATGCGCATCGGCGCCCGCGATTTTCTGGAAAAGCCGTGTGATCTTGAGCAACTGACCGCCAAGGTAGAGGCTGCCGCCAAGCGCAAAAGGGAGCGTGAAAGCAAGATTTGGGATGTACGCACCCGGCCCTATATCACCGATCGTGAAAAGGAGGAGCTGATCGCTGCCATTCTGAATTCATAG
- a CDS encoding beta-ketoacyl-ACP synthase III, producing MPFAHIIGTGSAVPERVLTNQDLEQIVDTTDEWIVRRSGIKERRIARQDKNETTTELGLSAARRAMQTAGVTADQIDGIIAATVTGDRLFPSTACMIQKELGADNAAAYDISAGCSGFVYGLEQANNGIRMGVSRTVLVVGTERLSSVLNWEDRSTCVLLGDGAGAVLLHGSDEPGGILSTHIKSDGRLWDLLYAEAGNNPPPAMLESLAFLPHHLKMEGNRLFKQAVPSMVKIAEQAIEHNKLSREDIQLMVPHQANVRILQAVAERLQIPMEKVYTNLHKYGNTSSASIPIALDEAYQEGRIKKGDYVLVVAFGAGLTWGASIIQWSL from the coding sequence ATGCCTTTTGCACATATCATCGGAACCGGATCGGCCGTTCCGGAACGTGTCCTGACCAATCAAGATCTTGAACAAATTGTCGATACCACCGACGAGTGGATCGTTCGACGCTCGGGTATCAAAGAGAGACGCATTGCCAGGCAAGACAAAAACGAGACCACGACGGAACTCGGCCTCTCCGCAGCGCGCCGAGCCATGCAAACAGCGGGTGTCACTGCCGATCAAATCGATGGTATCATCGCCGCCACCGTAACCGGCGATCGCCTCTTTCCATCGACCGCCTGCATGATTCAAAAAGAACTCGGCGCCGACAATGCCGCCGCCTATGACATTTCTGCCGGTTGTTCCGGTTTTGTTTATGGATTGGAACAGGCCAATAACGGCATCCGTATGGGGGTCTCCAGGACGGTACTGGTCGTGGGCACCGAGCGCTTGTCATCGGTTTTGAATTGGGAGGACCGCAGTACATGCGTCTTGCTGGGCGATGGCGCCGGCGCCGTGCTGCTCCACGGCTCGGACGAGCCGGGGGGCATACTGTCCACGCACATCAAATCGGACGGTCGCCTCTGGGACTTGCTTTATGCCGAGGCAGGCAACAATCCTCCGCCCGCCATGCTCGAAAGTCTGGCCTTCCTTCCGCACCACTTGAAGATGGAGGGCAACCGGCTATTCAAGCAGGCCGTACCCTCCATGGTCAAAATTGCCGAGCAGGCGATCGAACATAACAAATTGAGCCGCGAGGATATCCAATTGATGGTACCCCACCAGGCCAATGTGCGCATTTTACAAGCAGTGGCCGAGCGGCTGCAGATACCGATGGAGAAAGTCTACACCAACCTCCACAAATATGGGAACACATCGTCCGCTTCCATACCCATCGCGTTGGACGAGGCCTATCAGGAAGGTCGGATCAAAAAGGGCGATTATGTGTTGGTGGTTGCCTTTGGCGCAGGACTGACCTGGGGGGCATCGATCATCCAATGGAGCCTCTGA
- a CDS encoding HNH endonuclease encodes MTQCVLLNADYSFMNVVHWKRAMRLVVNNKVTVLRYSEQIVQAAGGMVMRIPSVLKLIKLIRSVYRSRVPFSKRNVLIRDGFRCCYCGEGKGKMTIDHIIPRSRGGSTTFENCVCSCRICNTRKGNRLPSEAGMFLKRPPHQPTISEFLRLRLKRVGIEDLWQHLGFID; translated from the coding sequence ATGACACAGTGTGTTTTATTGAACGCAGACTACTCTTTTATGAACGTGGTCCACTGGAAGCGTGCCATGCGTCTGGTGGTCAACAACAAGGTCACCGTATTGCGCTATTCCGAGCAGATCGTCCAAGCGGCCGGCGGGATGGTCATGCGGATTCCGTCCGTCCTGAAGCTGATCAAATTGATTCGGTCCGTTTACCGATCCAGGGTCCCCTTCAGCAAACGCAATGTGCTCATTCGGGATGGCTTTCGCTGCTGCTATTGTGGGGAGGGCAAAGGCAAGATGACCATCGACCACATCATTCCCCGGTCGAGAGGCGGTTCGACCACGTTCGAAAATTGTGTTTGCAGTTGTCGCATCTGTAATACGCGCAAAGGTAACCGGTTGCCTTCGGAAGCCGGTATGTTTCTCAAGCGCCCACCCCACCAGCCCACCATCTCGGAGTTCCTGCGGCTTCGCCTCAAAAGGGTGGGGATCGAAGATCTCTGGCAGCATTTGGGATTCATCGATTGA